The nucleotide window AAATCTGATGGACGTACTCCTATTAAAATATTTCCTCCAAGCCAAATAAGACCATTACCCTCTACCCCCCTTGATGAAAAACAACCATTAAATGAACCTAACTCCAGATTGAGCATTAGAGGAGGTGCTTCTGGATATCCTTCAGTTAAGGGATAAAAAACCATGTTTTTTTCATTATCTTTAAATTCTCTAAATATACAATCTACATATTCCTCTAATAATGCTCTGTCATCTTGTGCCATTTTAAGCCAAAGTGGATGATTTCTAGCTTCATTTTCACTTAATTCCCTATTGAGCAATAATTCTCCATATTTAAATGATTCATATTTTTGAGATAGTTCATTATATTGATCTAGATTTAATTCCAAAGCCCCTGTGGGTCTTTTTTTTGAGAATGTTACAAAACGACAACCACAACTACCAGTTTCATGAATATTAAGTAATATTTCTGCATTAGGAACTACCATTAAATGTTCTCCATAGCTAACCAACCCATCTGATGTATTAAAGTTTGACTCAGTATCAGATCTATGCTCATATGGTGCATCAACTTTCTCTAACCAGAACTCTCTTTCATTTTTATCTTGGCTTTGAAGAGCTTTTACTCTATATGACATAATCTCTTTGCTAGTTAAAGGTCTAAATCCCTCTTGACGTAATAAAGGCATCATGTTGCAATATGCTCCATGAAATAATTCATATTCCTTATCTTGAATTAATCTAGTTTCACTTGCCATATAATTCCATTCTTTCACCACTATTTAATTATTATTCCCCCCCAGTTAGGGAAAAATATATAAACAAGTAAATTATATAGCTTACATGATAAAAGAAGCCTTAGAAAAGATTGGATTAACACCCGGAGAAGCAGAAGTATATGAAGCATTGGTTAATCTGGGGTTGTCTTCAACCGGGTCAATTACAAAGAAAGCAGGTATTGCCAGTTCAAAAGTATATGAGGTTCTTCAAAGATTGCAGAAAAAAGGTCTTGTGAGTTTTATTATAAAGAATGGTGTTAGATATTACGATGCAACACCTCCAGAAAGGTTGCTTGACTTTCTTGAAGAGAAAAAGGAAGATGTTGTAAAAGCTCAAAATGAGATAAAAAAGATTATTCCAACAATAAAACAAATTGGAAAAAAAGCAGAAGAACACAATGAAACAGTAGTATACACAGGAATTGAAGGTCCAAAGATAGTCTTAAACGAGATTTTAGAAGCTGGAAAAAAAGGCGTATCAAATTATGGATTTGGAACTGATATTGATCCTTATGTAAAACAAATACCTCATATTTTAAACAAATACATAAAAGAAGCTAAAAAATATAAGTTTAAGACAAAACTAATTTTTGCTAAAGGGTTTAAATCTCCAAACATAACAGCAGATATTAGATTTCTTTCAACAGAATATTTACCACCCGTAAGAACAATGATTTATGGTAATAAGGTTGCAATTGTTGATTTTACAAAACCTATTACAACAATTATTATTCATAAAAAAGAAATTGCAGAATCCTATAAGAAACATTTCGAACAATTATGGAAAATCGCTAAAAAATAATATACTTAAACCCACTTTTTTCTCTTAAAATAATAAATCATAACAGCAGCTACTGAAAGCATTATCCCCATTATAAGATAAAAGCTTTCTTTACTCTGGCCGCCAGGAAGAATTGGCAGATTCATACCATATATTCCTGTTATTAATGTCAATGGCATCATTATTGTAGCTATAATTGTTAGAACTTTGATAGCTTCATTCATATTTGAAGACAATAAAGTATTGTGTTCAGAAATAGTTGCAGCTATCTGCTCTTTAGTTGTTTGTAAAGAATCATTAATAATTAACAAATTATCCAGAACATCTTTGAAATATATTACTACTTCTTCTCTGATATCACGATTAGAAGGTTTGGTCACTCTTGACATCATTCTTCCAGAAGAAACAATCAATGATTTTAATTCACTATTAATAACTTTTTTATCAAATAAATCATCTAATTTCTTTTTATCACGACTTTTTAGAATATCTTTGTCTAATTTTTCTATTGCTTTCTCATGATTTTCTACAATTGGATAATATAAATCAATTTCCTTATCAATAAAATAATGTAATAAGTAATCTGTTCCTCTTGATAATAAAAACTTTTTTCTTCTATCTCTTTTCTTCAAATCATTAATAATTTTATTATCTTTATGTAATGTTATTAAAAATCTTTTACCAACAATAAAATAGACTGTGTAGAGTTCTAAATCATCTTTAGAAATCTTTTTTATACCTGTATAAACAATAAAAGAATAATCATCAAATTCTTCATACTTTATTCTTGTAGTCTCTTCTTCATCTTTCAAATCTTCTATTGTAATTGGATGAAGCTCTACAAATTCACTTATTTTCTTTATATCTTCTTCAGAAGGATTATTAAAATCTAACCAAAATTTTATTTTTTTAACATTAAAACCCTTGAAATTTTTTAGATCTATCTTTCCAAGTTCTTTATCCTTATATGTATATCCTTCAAACATGACTTAGCAGAATTTTCAAAGTTTTATAAAGCTTTTGATTAAGAAAAGAAATTTAGATAAGGTTTTCCAGATCTTGTTCTAGGCTTTCTAATTCAGATAAATCTTGATCTATACTTTCTACTTCAGCAATATCTGATCCAAGGTCTTGTGCATCTATGTCTTCATCACTTGTTAGACCAATATCTTCACCAGAAATAGTATCAACAGGTTGTTGATTTGAATCATCAAAAGTTGGCTGAGTACACCCAATTAAACCAAGAACAAAAACCATCATAAGAACTATTTTTTTCAATATTATCACCTATGCATTTATCATTAAAGTACTATTTAAACTTTACGAAAAATAAAAGAAAAAAATGGAAATAAAAATATTTCCATAACTCACAAAATTTATTCTGAATTTTCAACATCCCTGTACATAAACTTATACCAAGGATGCTTCTCGCTTATATTCCCTTGATTGTCTATATCAAATCTTTTTGTAGCTTTGCCTTTTATAAAACCAAGGAATCTTACTTCTTCTTTTGCTTTTATCTTTGTCTCTCCTGTTTCTTCATCAACTTCTTCTATTTCCAGGTTTTCTAACTTATGCATTCTTTCCTGATATTTTTCCTGGAATCTTTCTATGTTTTGTTGTAGTCTTTGCCTTGCATTTTCATTTTCAACCTTTCCTAATGCATTATTCAATCCTTGTTGTAGCTCATTTCTATTCTGTTCTCTTGCTTGTTCACGAGCCTGTTGTCTGGCTAGAACTGCTTCAGGAGTTGCATCATCCTCTCCTTGATCTTGCCGGCCATTTCCTTGTTCTGCTCCTATTGCCTCTGGTTTTCCCATGTATAGTTCTGGTTTAGGTGTATCTTTTGGTCCAGCTGCCATAGCAATTGAACTAAACAACAGCAAAAAAACCAAAAAACTCAAAATTCTTTTCATTTTTATTACCTCTCTATATTTTTATTTAAGTTTATTCCTCATCCTCGTCTTCTTCATTCTCTTCGTCATCATCTTCCTCATCACTTTCGTCATCATCTGCTTCCTCCTCATCAATTACTCCTTCATTTGCTGAAAGTTTTATTTCTCTTAAGATCTCTTTTAAAGTTCTATGAGCTTCTTTCAGATTTTGTTGAGCCTCTTTCATAATGCTATTAGCTTCTTTCATAAGGCTTGACACATCACCAGAATCTTTTACTTCGTCATATTTTCCTCTAGCTTGTTCATAATTTCCTTTTGCTTCATCAATTTTTGCTTTAAACTCATTAACAAGCCCTTCTGTTGAACTGGTGTCATACCCTTTTTCTTCCATCTTTGTTAAAATTCTGTCTAATTTTATCTCAAGATGCTCTGATTTTACAATTATTCCATGTATTTTAGCATTAGCTAGTCTTCCAACACTTACTTTAGCATGTGTTTGAGCTTTTTTCCATGTATTTTTAATTGTTAAAGCAGCTTCTTTTATTTCTTCATCAGAACTGTTTTCATCCAAATCTTCAATAACTTCTCTTTCTTCTTCAACTTCAGCTATGCTCTCTTCAATTTTTGCTAATCTTTCCTGCTTAACATCATCATCCAAATTTTCAGCAGCTTCTAATCTTTCTTTTAATTTTTCTAAATAATTCAAAACCTTATCATCTGAACTTATTAAGAAATCTTTTGAATGTACTTTAATCTCTTTTCTAACTTCTTGGCATTCTTCTGATTCTTCATCACACTGTTTTACTCTTTCTCTTACTTTAGTTATGCTTTGCTTTGCACTTAAGTAATTATTTTTAGCTTCTTCAACATCTGCTCTTGCTATTTTATACTTTCCTCTTACTTGCTCAAGCCTTTCTTTTGTTTTTTCATTTACTTCTAAACCCTCTCTTGCAGGCATTATTGCTTTTGGTCCATTTCTTTTAATTACAACCCCATCACTATCATAACCTACCTCCTCATCTTTAGCAACTGGCCAATCATCTGTTACATTTATTCTAACTACAACCCCATCACTATCATAACCTACCTCCTCATCTTTAGCAACTGGCCAATCATCTGTTACAGATAATGCTCCTACAACATTTCCAGTTATTTTATTTCCTCTACCTTCATTCTCTTGTTTAGCCATTGCTAAAGGTGCAACACTTAATACCAGCATTGCCATAATCAAAATTGCCATTATTTTTTTCATTTTATTTTCCTCCCTGCTATATTTTTGATAACAATCATGTAAATTAGATTATCTGCTTTATTTATAAATAAACTTTTTTTATTGAAAATTTAAGACTTTATTTATTCTTTTAAAACTTTACAAAGCCTAATTTAAGCGTTTAAAACTTTACAAAGCCTATTTAGTGCTTTTTTTAATTAGAAAAGTTTTTATATTAGTTTTTGTTCAAATTTCCTGTAAAATGATTAAAAAAACACTATACTTTTTCATGTTTTTGTTCTTAGTAAATTTTGTAACAGCAACCACTTTACATGGAACAATCTATTCTTTTGATCTGGAAAAAAGAACAGATGCTATTGTTAGTGTTGATTCTGTTCCACCGCAAACAAAAGTAGCAAAAGACGGAACATATAGCTTTGATCTTCCTTTTGGTGAATATACAATAACTGCTTCTTATAATCAGGATAATTCAAAAGAATCTGCTAGTGAAAACATAAGAATAGAAAAAGAAGGAAGTTTTATCTTAGATTTAATCTTATTTCCAAGCTTTGAAGAAGAAGAATTACTATTTGAAGAAGCAGAACAAGAAGTTGCAGAACACGAATACTTTGAAGAACCAAACTATCTAGCACTTATTATAATAGTTATTTTAGGTTTTGGAATAATAATATACTTAATTCTAAAATATAAAAAACACACTAAAAAACCAGAAGTTACAGATTTAACAGATGAAGTTATTGATTTTATAAAGAAACAAGGCGGAAGAACAACTCAAAAAGACATAAGAAAACAATTTCCTTTGTCAGAAGCTAAGATATCCTTAGTTGTTTCTGAATTAGAACATAAAAATCTTGTTAAAAGAATAAAAAAAGGCAGGGGAAATATTATAGTTTTAAATTAACTAAAAAACATCTCAAACTTATAATCCTTAACTTTTTCTTTGGAACTAAATTTATGTTTTTTGCTTGGATCTAATTCAGAAATTTTTAATGTATCAGCTCCAACTTTTTCTTTTATCTGTTTTTCAAATACGCTTAATATATCTTTAAGCTCTTCATCAGCTTTTATGAATAAACTTATCTTGTCTGTCTTGTTTAGATTAGCTTTCTTTCTTTGAATCTGAACTCTTCTCATTACCTCTCTTAGATATCCTTCTGCTTCTAACTCATCTGTTCTCTCTTTATTTAGATAAATAAAAATTCCTTTAGATTCATTTTCAATATAAGGTGATGGTACATCTCTTTTGATTACCAGATGTTCTTTAACAATTCCAACCTCTTTTCCATCTATCTTTAATTTATATGATTTTTCCTTTTCAATATGATTTAGAATTGTTTCAGGGCTTTCCAAAGCTAATTTTGCTATTATTTTAGGTGCCAATGAACCAAAGTCAGGTCCTAACTGCGCAAAATCAGCTGTAACAGATTGTTTAATTCCAGGCAGGCTTGGTTGTACATTTAAATCTTTGATATTTGTCTGTTTTTTAATTAATTCTTCAACATTTTTTACTGATTCTACAACCTTGTCATCTTTTGTAACTATCACTACTTCCTTAACAGGCCATCTAAGTCCCAAACTAGCTTTTTCTCTTGCATATAAAATACCCTGAGTTAAATTGCTAAACATATCCATATTTTGTTCTAATTTTGAGTCTATTAATTTTTCATCTGTTTTAGGCCATTCTGTTAAATGAATACTTTCTTCTTTTAATTTGAAAGCCTCTTTTAGATTTTGATAGATTTTTTCAGTTATGAAAGGGCTAATAACAGCAAACATTTTCAAAATATTCAATAAAACATTATAAATTGCATAAATTACTTCTTCTTTTTCTTGCTTGTTTCCAACACTTGACTTTTCTCTTGTTAATTGCATATAAGTTCTTGATAATGTTAAGAATAAATCTTCAATTCTTCCAATTGTTTCATCTAGTTTGTATTCATCAAATAATCTAGTTACATCCCTTATTGTTGAATTTAATTTAGATAAAATATATTTTTCTTCTTGTTTTGGTTTTATCTTTAATTTAGTTGGATTTACATTATTCTCTTTGCACATATTTATCAAGAAATTCTGAATATTCCACAAAACTAACAAATTTCTCTGTTTTTGCTTTACCTCTTCCCAACCAAAATTCATATTTTCACCTGCTTTTGATTGACACATATAATATCTTAATATATCAGAACCATACTTGTCAATAACTTCATAAGGTGAAATAATATTTCCTAAAGATTTAGACATCTTTGTTCCCTGATAATCTAAAATCATTCCATGAACATAGACATTTTTATAACAATTATTCTTAAAAGCAATTGTTGAACATATACTTAACATACTAAACCATAATCTAACCTGTTCAGTTGCTTCTAAAATTAAGTCAGCTGGGTAAAATTGTTTCATTAAACCATCTTTTACAGGATATTCTAAACAATTCCATGAAGCTGTTCCAGAATCAATCCAGACATCTAAAACATCTGGTATTCTTTTCATTGTATTTCCACATTTACAAGGAAAAGTTACTTCATCAATCCAGGGTTTGTGTAAATCACTTGGTATTTTATTTGCTTTTTTCTTTTCTAAATCTTTTCTAGAGCCAATAACTTCTGTGTTGTTACAACTTTCACATACCCAAATTGGAACTGGTGCTCCCCAAAATCTTTGTCTTGTAATAGAATTATCTTTTAATGCTTCAACCCATCTGTCAAAAGCTGTTGAAGTGAAATTTGGCTGCCATTTAACATCCTTATTATTCTTAATCATCTGTTTAATTAAATCTTCAATTTTCAAAAACCACTGTTCTGTAGCTCTGAAAACAACAGGATTATGACATCTCCAACAATGAGCATATTCGTGTTCTACTTGAGTTGTTGTAATTAAACAATTTTTATTTTTAAACTCTTCAACAAATTTGCTGTCATCATCTTTTGCTTTGAAACCAGTGTATTTTCCTAAATCTTCAAATTCACCCTTTTCATTTAGAGTGTTAAATGGTGGTATGTTGTATTCTTTTCCAACTTCATAATCTTCAGGACCGCATCCAGGTGCAGTATGAACTAAACCAGTCCCAGCTGTTGTGTCAACATACTCTTTGCTTAGTAAAACAGTGTGAATATTCTTATGTTTAGCTTTTAGATCTTTATAGTTAATTTCATCTTCTAAAGGATGGATATATTCTAAACCTTCTAATTTTTTTCCTTTGAATTCTTTTAAAATTTTAAATTTCTTGTTTAAAACATTGTTTATGAAAATTCCTGCTAATGCTTTTGCAACATACCAAACTTCTTTTTCTACTTCTACTTTTAAGTAATCTAAATCTGGATTAACCATAACACCTAGATTAAAAGGAATAGTCCATGGTGTTGTAGTCCATATTATTAGGAAT belongs to Candidatus Woesearchaeota archaeon B3_Woes and includes:
- a CDS encoding isoleucine--tRNA ligase, whose translation is MANYNFKTEEEITLRYWKEHKIYDKLQKKNQKGKKFYFLQGPPYTSGRLHIAHAWNNSLKDIALRYKKMNGFNVLDRAGYDMHGLPTESKVQKELKLKYKEDIEKYGLDKFIKRCKEFSINNAKLMDKDMQRLGIWFDYENAYYPIKNEFIEGEWWLIKKAYEQKRLYKGKKIMHWCSSCETSLAKHELEYENDKDTSIFLKFKLKDKDEFLIIWTTTPWTIPFNLGVMVNPDLDYLKVEVEKEVWYVAKALAGIFINNVLNKKFKILKEFKGKKLEGLEYIHPLEDEINYKDLKAKHKNIHTVLLSKEYVDTTAGTGLVHTAPGCGPEDYEVGKEYNIPPFNTLNEKGEFEDLGKYTGFKAKDDDSKFVEEFKNKNCLITTTQVEHEYAHCWRCHNPVVFRATEQWFLKIEDLIKQMIKNNKDVKWQPNFTSTAFDRWVEALKDNSITRQRFWGAPVPIWVCESCNNTEVIGSRKDLEKKKANKIPSDLHKPWIDEVTFPCKCGNTMKRIPDVLDVWIDSGTASWNCLEYPVKDGLMKQFYPADLILEATEQVRLWFSMLSICSTIAFKNNCYKNVYVHGMILDYQGTKMSKSLGNIISPYEVIDKYGSDILRYYMCQSKAGENMNFGWEEVKQKQRNLLVLWNIQNFLINMCKENNVNPTKLKIKPKQEEKYILSKLNSTIRDVTRLFDEYKLDETIGRIEDLFLTLSRTYMQLTREKSSVGNKQEKEEVIYAIYNVLLNILKMFAVISPFITEKIYQNLKEAFKLKEESIHLTEWPKTDEKLIDSKLEQNMDMFSNLTQGILYAREKASLGLRWPVKEVVIVTKDDKVVESVKNVEELIKKQTNIKDLNVQPSLPGIKQSVTADFAQLGPDFGSLAPKIIAKLALESPETILNHIEKEKSYKLKIDGKEVGIVKEHLVIKRDVPSPYIENESKGIFIYLNKERTDELEAEGYLREVMRRVQIQRKKANLNKTDKISLFIKADEELKDILSVFEKQIKEKVGADTLKISELDPSKKHKFSSKEKVKDYKFEMFFS